Proteins encoded together in one Carassius auratus strain Wakin chromosome 32, ASM336829v1, whole genome shotgun sequence window:
- the LOC113051463 gene encoding ras-related and estrogen-regulated growth inhibitor-like, with protein MIMSESVRKMLRAKLVVLGRDNCGKTALCVRFITRRFIGEYEHKREVTYRCQKIVDKEAIELEILDTVNKECVGPAASSLESSIKWGDGFLIMYSVTDRGSFEAVSRLKRLIDHVKQTLGIPTVIVANKCDMENGRVVRTDEGQALASDLRCSFFELSVAEDASAVEAACAQLVREVRQEFQRHLLAMDKRSRMLQMRHALKNKLTRSKTMQW; from the exons A TGATCATGTCAGAATCTGTACGGAAGATGTTGAGGGCGAAGCTCGTGGTGCTGGGAAGAGATAACTGTGGGAAGACAG CTCTGTGTGTCAGATTCATCACCAGACGTTTCATTGGAGAGTATGAACATAAAAGAG AGGTCACCTACAGGTGTCAGAAAATCGTGGACAAGGAGGCGATTGAGCTGGAGATTTTGGACACTGTTAATAAG GAATGTGTGGGACCTGCTGCGTCGTCTCTGGAGAGTTCCATTAAATGGGGCGATGGGTTCCTCATTATGTACTCTGTGACGGATCGTGGCAGTTTTGAGGCTGTATCGCGCCTGAAGAGACTGATTGACCACGTTAAACAAACGCTTG GTATTCCAACAGTCATCGTTGCCAACAAATGCGACATGGAGAATGGCCGAGTGGTGAGGACAGATGAGGGACAGGCATTAGCCTCAGACCTGAG GTGCAGTTTCTTTGAGCTGTCTGTGGCAGAGGACGCTTCAGCAGTGGAGGCCGCGTGCGCGCAGCTGGTGCGTGAAGTGCGTCAGGAGTTTCAGCGTCACCTGCTGGCTATGGACAAGCGCTCACGGATGCTGCAGATGAGACACGCACTCAAAAACAAGCTCACACGGAGTAAAACCATGCAGTGGTGA
- the LOC113051462 gene encoding putative nuclease HARBI1 — MAISIAILDCDLLLHGRGHKTLDRFDIETVSDEFLMTTFGFPREFIYYLVELLKDSLLRRTQRSRAISPDVQILAALGFYTTGSFQSKMGDAIGISQASMSRCVSNVTKALIEKAPEFIGFTRDEATRQQSKEEFYRIAGIPNVMGVVDCAHIAIKAPNADDSSYVNKKGFHSINCQLVCDARGLLLSAETHWPGSLTDRAVFKQSSVAKLFEEQDNDEGWLLGDNRYPLKKWLMTPVQSPESPAEYRYNLAHTTTHEIVDRTFRAIQTRFRCLDGAKGYLQYSPEKCSHIIQACCVLHNISLQSGLDAWTFERTEATDQSGENIDLNDPVDPEALRVRQELIQNHFS; from the exons ATGGCAATCTCTATTGCGATCCTAGACTGTGACCTGCTGCTGCATGGCCGGGGGCACAAAACACTTGATCGATTCGATATCGAGACGGTGTCCGATGAATTTCTGATGACAACATTCGGCTTCCCACGTGAGTTCATTTATTACCTAGTGGAACTGCTAAAGGACAGCTTGTTGAGACGGACACAGAGATCCAGAGCCATCAGCCCAGATGTCCAGATACTCGCTGCCCTGGGATTCTACACCACCGGGTCTTTCCAGAGCAAGATGGGAGACGCGATCGGCATCAGCCAGGCCTCCATGAGCCGTTGTGTTTCTAACGTCACTAAAGCTCTGATTGAGAAAGCACCCGAGTTTATTGGCTTCACTAGGGATGAGGCCACCAGGCAGCAGTCTAAAGAGGAGTTTTACCGAATAGCAGGAATTCCTAATGTCATGGGAGTAGTGGACTGTGCACATATAGCCATTAAAGCTCCCAATGCAGATGACTCTTCctatgtaaataaaaaaggatttCACTCAATCAATTGCCAATTAGTATGTGATGCCAGAGGACTGCTGCTGAGCGCTGAGACACATTGGCCAGGTAGTCTGACAGATAGAGCGGTCTTTAAGCAATCCAGTGTGGCAAAGCTGTTTGAAGAGCAAGACAATGATGAAGGTTGGCTTTTAG GTGACAACCGTTACCCTTTGAAGAAGTGGCTGATGACTCCAGTGCAGAGTCCAGAGTCCCCTGCTGAGTACCGCTATAATCTGGCCCACACGACGACGCATGAGATTGTGGACCGCACATTCAGAGCCATTCAGACACGTTTCCGGTGTCTGGATGGGGCTAAAGGTTACCTGCAGTATTCCCCGGAAAAATGCTCCCATATAATCCAGGCCTGCTGTGTGCTACATAACATTTCCCTGCAGTCTGGCCTTGATGCCTGGACTTTTGAGAGGACTGAGGCCACGGACCAATCAGGGGAGAATATCGATCTCAATGACCCCGTCGACCCAGAAGCTCTCAGAGTTCGACAGGAACTCATCCAGAATCATTTCAGTTAG
- the LOC113051458 gene encoding autophagy-related protein 13-like isoform X1, whose amino-acid sequence MDSELSSQDRKDLDKFIKFFALKTVQVIVQARLGEKISTCSSSSPTGSDWFNLAIKDIPEVTHEAKKALAGQLPGIGRSMCVEISLKTSEGDTMELETWCLEMNEKCDKDIKVSYTVYNRLSLLLKSLLAITRVTPAYKLSRKQGHDYVILYRIYFGEVQLTGLGEGFQSVRVGVVGTPIGTITLSCAYRTNLALMSSRQFERTGPIMGIIIDHFVERPFTNMAHMHPCTYRAPGEDEGGTYAGIEDSQEVCTTSFSTSPPSQCVCTVSQAHFKTPKPALMATLKVPLMGLGISQQLYSSRLSYQTPALGTVDLCHPTACTAAAHPHQMVVPGKEGGVPQVPAQPNHGTAAEHGRIPSCPNGQSPQPAQPTSCSSEVKTVCCDALETTFTRKVGAFVNKATTQVTTTSLDLPFAAFAPRAYDLEVNDPMVHPPPSPAPSSPLQGSLHSNSSSQSGGQPQDDFVMVDFKPAFSKDDLLPMDLGTFYKEFQNPPQLASLSIDVSAQSMAEDLDSLPEKLAIYEKNIDEFDAFVDTLQ is encoded by the exons ATGGATAGTGAACTGAGCTCACAGGACAGGAAAGACTTGGATAAATTCATCAAATTCTTTGCCTTGAAG ACAGTGCAAGTTATAGTTCAAGCTCGGCTTGGAGAGAAGATCAGCACTTGCTCATCTTCATCACCGACAGGGTCAGACTGG TTTAATCTGGCAATAAAAGACATCCCAGAGGTGACCCATGAGGCAAAAAAAGCTCTTGCTGGACAGCTGCCTGGCATCGGCCGATCCATGTGTGTGGAGATCTCCCTCAAAACCTCAGAG GGAGACACCATGGAGCTGGAGACGTGGTGTTTGGAAATGAATGAAAA GTGTGATAAGGACATTAAAGTGTCCTATACAGTTTATAACCGCCTGTCTCTGCTGCTCAAGTCTTTGCTGGCCATCACAAGGGTGACTCCTGCTTACAAGCTTTCACGTAAACAAGGGCATGATTATGTCATACTCTACAG GATCTATTTTGGAGAAGTCCAGCTGACAGGTCTCGGGGAAG GCTTCCAGTCCGTGCGGGTGGGTGTTGTAGGCACTCCTATAGGCACCATCACTTTGTCCTGTGCATATCGCACTAATTTGGCCCTCATGTCTTCAAG GCAATTTGAGAGGACAGGCCCTATCATGGGTATCATCATTGATCATTTTGTGGAGCGTCCCTTCACTAATATGGCACACATGCATCCCTGCACTTACAG aGCACCTGGAGAAGATGAGGGAGGGACTTATGCAGGAATAGAAGACTCTCAGGAGGTGTGCACCACGTCCTTTTCCACCTCCCCACCATCACAG tgtgtgtgtactgtaagtcAGGCACATTTTAAGACACCTAAGCCGGCTCTGATGGCCACACTGAAGGTTCCCCTCATGGGGCTTGGCATCTCACAGCAA CTGTACAGCTCTCGTCTGTCATATCAGACTCCGGCTCTGGGAACTGTGGATTTGTGCCATCCTACGGCTTGTACTGCTGCTGCACATCCTCACCAG ATGGTTGTGCCGGGTAAAGAAGGTGGAGTCCCACAGGTGCCAGCTCAGCCTAATCATGGCACTGCAGCTGAGCATGGTCGTATCCCATCATGCCCCAATGGACAGTCCCCTCAGCCGGCACAGCCCACATCCTGTAGTAG cgAGGTGAAGACTGTGTGCTGTGATGCTCTAGAGACCACCTTCACCAGGAAAGTTGGTGCTTTTGTCAACAAAGCCACCACTCAG GTGACAACAACCAGCCTGGATCTTCCTTTTGCTGCATTCGCTCCAAGAGCCTATGACCTGGAGGTGAACGACCCAATG GTacaccctcctccatccccagctccttCGTCTCCCTTGCAAGGCAGCCTGCACTCAAACAGCTCAAGCCAAAGCGGGGGGCAGCCACAAGATGACTTTGTCATGGTTGACTTC AAACCAGCTTTCTCTAAGGATGACCTTTTGCCAATGGATCTGGGGACTTTCTATAAAGAGTTTCAAAACCCTCCTCAACTTGCAAGCCTGTCCATCGATGTCAGCGCTCAGTCTATGGCTGAGGATTTG GATTCTCTTCCAGAGAAGCTGGCTATTTATGAGAAGAACATTGATGAGTTTGATGCATTTGTGGACACGCTAcaatag
- the LOC113051458 gene encoding autophagy-related protein 13-like isoform X2: MDSELSSQDRKDLDKFIKFFALKTVQVIVQARLGEKISTCSSSSPTGSDWFNLAIKDIPEVTHEAKKALAGQLPGIGRSMCVEISLKTSEGDTMELETWCLEMNEKCDKDIKVSYTVYNRLSLLLKSLLAITRVTPAYKLSRKQGHDYVILYRIYFGEVQLTGLGEGFQSVRVGVVGTPIGTITLSCAYRTNLALMSSRQFERTGPIMGIIIDHFVERPFTNMAHMHPCTYRAPGEDEGGTYAGIEDSQEVCTTSFSTSPPSQLYSSRLSYQTPALGTVDLCHPTACTAAAHPHQMVVPGKEGGVPQVPAQPNHGTAAEHGRIPSCPNGQSPQPAQPTSCSSEVKTVCCDALETTFTRKVGAFVNKATTQVTTTSLDLPFAAFAPRAYDLEVNDPMVHPPPSPAPSSPLQGSLHSNSSSQSGGQPQDDFVMVDFKPAFSKDDLLPMDLGTFYKEFQNPPQLASLSIDVSAQSMAEDLDSLPEKLAIYEKNIDEFDAFVDTLQ; the protein is encoded by the exons ATGGATAGTGAACTGAGCTCACAGGACAGGAAAGACTTGGATAAATTCATCAAATTCTTTGCCTTGAAG ACAGTGCAAGTTATAGTTCAAGCTCGGCTTGGAGAGAAGATCAGCACTTGCTCATCTTCATCACCGACAGGGTCAGACTGG TTTAATCTGGCAATAAAAGACATCCCAGAGGTGACCCATGAGGCAAAAAAAGCTCTTGCTGGACAGCTGCCTGGCATCGGCCGATCCATGTGTGTGGAGATCTCCCTCAAAACCTCAGAG GGAGACACCATGGAGCTGGAGACGTGGTGTTTGGAAATGAATGAAAA GTGTGATAAGGACATTAAAGTGTCCTATACAGTTTATAACCGCCTGTCTCTGCTGCTCAAGTCTTTGCTGGCCATCACAAGGGTGACTCCTGCTTACAAGCTTTCACGTAAACAAGGGCATGATTATGTCATACTCTACAG GATCTATTTTGGAGAAGTCCAGCTGACAGGTCTCGGGGAAG GCTTCCAGTCCGTGCGGGTGGGTGTTGTAGGCACTCCTATAGGCACCATCACTTTGTCCTGTGCATATCGCACTAATTTGGCCCTCATGTCTTCAAG GCAATTTGAGAGGACAGGCCCTATCATGGGTATCATCATTGATCATTTTGTGGAGCGTCCCTTCACTAATATGGCACACATGCATCCCTGCACTTACAG aGCACCTGGAGAAGATGAGGGAGGGACTTATGCAGGAATAGAAGACTCTCAGGAGGTGTGCACCACGTCCTTTTCCACCTCCCCACCATCACAG CTGTACAGCTCTCGTCTGTCATATCAGACTCCGGCTCTGGGAACTGTGGATTTGTGCCATCCTACGGCTTGTACTGCTGCTGCACATCCTCACCAG ATGGTTGTGCCGGGTAAAGAAGGTGGAGTCCCACAGGTGCCAGCTCAGCCTAATCATGGCACTGCAGCTGAGCATGGTCGTATCCCATCATGCCCCAATGGACAGTCCCCTCAGCCGGCACAGCCCACATCCTGTAGTAG cgAGGTGAAGACTGTGTGCTGTGATGCTCTAGAGACCACCTTCACCAGGAAAGTTGGTGCTTTTGTCAACAAAGCCACCACTCAG GTGACAACAACCAGCCTGGATCTTCCTTTTGCTGCATTCGCTCCAAGAGCCTATGACCTGGAGGTGAACGACCCAATG GTacaccctcctccatccccagctccttCGTCTCCCTTGCAAGGCAGCCTGCACTCAAACAGCTCAAGCCAAAGCGGGGGGCAGCCACAAGATGACTTTGTCATGGTTGACTTC AAACCAGCTTTCTCTAAGGATGACCTTTTGCCAATGGATCTGGGGACTTTCTATAAAGAGTTTCAAAACCCTCCTCAACTTGCAAGCCTGTCCATCGATGTCAGCGCTCAGTCTATGGCTGAGGATTTG GATTCTCTTCCAGAGAAGCTGGCTATTTATGAGAAGAACATTGATGAGTTTGATGCATTTGTGGACACGCTAcaatag